A stretch of DNA from Syntrophorhabdales bacterium:
AGGATAATCTATGAAACGGTTGGGTGAATTGTGGGTAGCATTATTCGTCACCGTCATGCTTGTCGGCGTGGCTGCGGTCGCGCCGGCGAGTGCCCAGCAGAAAAATATCATACTCGCAACAACGACGAGCACTCAGGATTCGGGGCTTCTCGATGTGCTCATACCCATGTTTGAAAAGAAGACAGGATACTTCGTGAAGACCATCGCCGTTGGTTCAGGGCAGGCTATGGCGATGGGTGAGAAAGGCGAGGCAGATGTGCTGCTCGTTCATTCGCCGGCGGCAGAGCAGAAGTTTATGGCCGGCGGCTACGGGGTGAACCGCAGACTCGTTATGCACAATGATTTTATAGTTGTCGGTCCGCCGGCAGATCCGGCAAAAATCAAGGGCACAAAGTCGGCAGCAGAGGCGTTCAAGAAAATAGCCTCAACCGATTCGCTTTTCATGTCACGAGGGGATAACTCCGGGACTAACGCCCAGGAGAAAGCCATTTGGAAAGCAGCAAATATCAATCCCGAAGGGCAGAAATGGTATCAGCAGACGGGTCTGGGAATGGGGCAGACGTTGAGTGTCGCGGCTGAAAAAAAGGCATACACGTTGACGGACAGGGGCACCTACCTGGCTATGAAGAAGCAACTGGGACTTGATATTCTATGTGAAGGGGATGCAATCCTCCTCAACATCTATCACGTCATAGAGGTCAACTCTGCCAAGTGGCCAAAGGTGAACGCTGCAGGCGGAAAGGCGTTCGCCGATTTCATGGTGTCGCCGGAGACACAGGGTGTGATAAAGACATTCGGCGTAGAAAAATTCGGTTCGCCGCTTTTCTTCCCTGACGCAGGCAAAAAGGTGGAAGAACTGGGAAAATAAGGAGGATCAAATTCTAATGTCTAATCTCTAATTTCTAAACAACGTCTAATCTCAAATGACCGAGACGGTGAGCTGTATTTCGGAAATTGAGAATTTGAAGTTTGTTTAGGATTTAGATATTGGATATTCGATATTTCA
This window harbors:
- a CDS encoding substrate-binding domain-containing protein is translated as MKRLGELWVALFVTVMLVGVAAVAPASAQQKNIILATTTSTQDSGLLDVLIPMFEKKTGYFVKTIAVGSGQAMAMGEKGEADVLLVHSPAAEQKFMAGGYGVNRRLVMHNDFIVVGPPADPAKIKGTKSAAEAFKKIASTDSLFMSRGDNSGTNAQEKAIWKAANINPEGQKWYQQTGLGMGQTLSVAAEKKAYTLTDRGTYLAMKKQLGLDILCEGDAILLNIYHVIEVNSAKWPKVNAAGGKAFADFMVSPETQGVIKTFGVEKFGSPLFFPDAGKKVEELGK